Part of the Juglans regia cultivar Chandler chromosome 14, Walnut 2.0, whole genome shotgun sequence genome, ATTgagttttgtataaaatattatcaatgcTTAGTAATATTTTCTTTCGTTAATGAAGAATGTTCCATTAACATTCTTTGTTGGGTATAAACTAGAAACaattttcaagatcatcatGCATgccattttaaataatattgaagATTTCGAAATCTCACTTGtcctaaaatcttttaatttagaGACACATCATATTCGATGTTGTCCTTATTTATCCGATGTGCATGCATGGGATAACGAAACACGTTCATCTCCTGCAAACAGAACGAGGGACAATATATATGAAGTTAAAATTGCCAAAACGGATAAATATGCTACGTACATGAtacattcttcttcatttcgTTCTCACAGCTAAAGATGATTGATGATATATATCTTAGCCTTAACTAAGCTAAGCTAACAAATACTTGCAGATGATGTAAATAGTGTTGATGGGAGGCCAATTTTGAAATGAACCCATAATTATCGGGTCCAATCACCTTATTGATCTTAACCTAAGATAAACAATCAAGTACATTAGCTTGAGGACGACCCATGCTCACGAGCCACCTAGCCCTATCATTACCATTTTTATTgcaaatatatggagataaaaTTACGTACATGACATCTCATGTCAACTACCACGTTTGGAAGAGATAGGGAATTAAACCCACTAACATGGATGGTGAAGTCATTTGTGCGCgtgtctatataaatatatatatatatatatgtatatctatattatgaacaataaaagaaaaataaaacaaaaacgaaaTCAACCACACACGAatacaagatttacgtggttaaACAATAGGCTTACATCCATAGAGttgtagatgattttatttagaagAAAGATCAAATATATAGTGCGGCCGTGCAAGGGTTTAATACAATTTATAGCAAACCCTAATTAGCGGCTAGTTGGGTTAGATCATCAAGGGTCAAAAATTTCGGCCCAAGTCTGTTCTTCATGGTCCAAGCTTCATTGaaagttaacaaaaataaaaaaagtcaacaAATTCTTATCGAGTCAGGTCATTAAATTATGTCGCAGACAAATACAAACCAAGCTTTACACAAACAAGCACTGTGACAATAGATCttccttttatataaaatgCACTAATCGTGGTGTATATATACAACAATATACCTTTgattataaaagaaacaagCATCAATTGTggtttttacaataaaatttccAATCATATTCCATAAAGAGAGCATTCCAAAATCCTTGCTCTCTTGTCTTCATGATATACGACGTTTAAGATGATCAACTAATgctgcattttctttttctgtaattccaaatataatatttaacaaTGGAGGAGTTGATAATGATCATTTAGAGGCCTTTACTCCACGAGCTAATAAGTTAGAATTAGAAAATTCATGTGGCTTTTGTCGAGTAATATTGTTTTTCTCTTTGCTTGTCGGTTCTAGAAAGATTTGTTGCTGAAAAATTTTCACGAAGTTGAATGTCTGCAAACTCCACTTAATTATGATAATGACGGATAGCTCACATCACCAATCCTCCAGTCTTAGGATAAAATGATGTCCAATTAAGCCTCTTTCCTAGATTCTCTTTATACGACGATGTACCCACAAATTAATTTAAGGTGGTTGGTGATCTGCCATAGTGCAAGTTGACAATGCATTGAGCAAATtaagccatatatatatgtgtgtgtgtgtgtgtgtgtgtgtgtgtgtgtgtgtgtgtatgcatgcatgtatatatgtatcactatcttaaaaaatttgtgGGGCTCAAAATACAGATTGCAGATCATCATCAGCTGATCACCGTCACAAAGCAACAAACCATGAGCCATTGTTTATTAATGCAGTTTGATTGTGGTTATCCAATCAGGAAATATGTCATGACAAAGGGCTCCAAGAGGATGATGAccagtagaaaaaaaaaaaaactcaataatatgATATctaagaagatatatataatcttagtACATAAATAGATCAATAAATATCGTGTTTACATGAATACATGATCATGGTGGTGTGGAGTCCAATATTAGGTATTGGTATCGGTATGGGCATCTCGGTTTTGAATCTCTTTTAGCATTGCATTTATGAGTGGAGACCACATAGTCAGTCACTAGAGGCATTATATGCATGCACTTGAATCAATTAGGTCAACTAATGTTCGTAGTTTGGATCATTTTTCAGCTTTTTGGGTGAGCAAGATTAGaattcactataagaaaaatgaatctTTGTGACGGATGATTTATGACGAGAGTAACTATTTGAGATGAAAACATACTCAATTTGGTTAAAAActaatcatttttacaagaaataattaggcacaaataagcagttttcttgtagtgcaacAACGTCAAAGCCTTCGAGTTTAGGGCTGGGGGTTAAAAATGTGTGAATATTCTTGGATATCAAGCAACTGATTTGGCAGTAGTACTATCATCCAAGGACAACAAGTCTAAATGAAATagaagacaaaaagaaagacaTGGAAGTTGCTAGATTTGGTCCAAAAGCGCAAAATGAAAAACaaccattttaatttattaaatacagACAAGCTCGGTGAGATTATTATATACAGGTTCCAAATTGACTTGGTATACCTCAGACCATGTCCtagttttgtttggaaaaaacaTTACAGTATTGCCTGTGGCCAAACTGGTCAATTTCTTTGAAATTGTTTCCAGAAACATAGTATAATtcccatctccatctccatctccatcccATGTGAGGAAACCCCATACTAGGTCCATATCCATCTACCTTTAAAACTCTcagataattatattagtttccATGTTGTCACACGCCCTTTGAATCATTCCCTTGGATTAATTCATAACTATCTTGTTAAAAAACATGAACAATAGTGCTAGATTTCataaatgtaaatttataaattgatatgatttcatatgatacgttagaattggtttgtaataaaaataattttacagtcTAATGTACCATATTAAACCACgccagtttgtgaatttattttaattaatcattttgtagctaaaacaataataggatgagatgatttataaaatacttatttataaaaattattttttttaaaaatcttaacttaagtatttaaactatttatataaaaagaaatgatagttgcagtcgtgagtgcgtaaatgtcgtgcaatcactttaaaaaaatgaataaatatgagatccaaatgaaaataaattaattttttaatagtggacctaactatttttcaaagcgactgcacggcactTGCGCATTCCATGATTATatacaaacgtctcctaaggagacgtttggattcgaagcttatctcaactcatctcaattcatctcaactcatctcattactatttattacattcagcaactttaactcacaaatcttactattatttacaattcatctcattactattcacaatccatctcaactcatctcaagtcatcttcgaatccaaacgtctccttaagaCGTCGACGTGCtagaaatataaacaaaaaatgtagAGTTTTGTTCCACATAAATTGGTGTGTTAGCACATAATTTATAGTgaaatctattataatttaaaaaaattaaatcatcaataattttttagtataattaatgtgaaatttttttacatcaatAATATGCTGAgtgtgtaaaaaaataaaatttacaaataaattttatcctattttaatgAACAAATTAATTTAGTGGGCGGCTCTGATTCCAGGAACCAACAAAGATTCTTCTACGCTACGTTCCCACACAACCATCTGACAGTTGTAACTTaacgctttgaaaaaagtggtaCCTAATTGGCGATGATTAGGATGCCAACTCACACACTTAGTTTTGATAACCTACATGCATCACCACTTGATAATTTCTAGGCCCACATCTAACCTGCCGTTTGAAAAATGACACTTGGCAAAACGAGGAAAACCTTACATACTGTTTAACAGATGTCATGCTAACGTTGGCTGGGATTCTGTTCACTGAAGGAGGCACAAGGCGAAAGGCGAAAGGCGAAAGAAAGAGCGCACGCCTGCACAGTTCACAAGGCGAAAGAAAGAGGGAGGTAAGGAAGAGTGCGCATTTTAGCGAACCCCCACCATAATCGGAGGAGCTTCGAAGGGTAACCCAaactcgctctctctctctctcaatagcTCTTTGCTCCTTCACTTCTGACCTCTCGGAGACCACTCTCTCCCACGTTCTCTCGGGAAaactcgttctctctctctctctctctctctctctctctctctctctctctctctctccctccctctctctctctctctctctctctctctccgatcTGGTATTTGTTCTTgctaattttgatttttctggtTCTCATTGTATTTTCTATGCTTTTGgtatagaatttttgtttttattttgttcgttttCTCCTTTGCTTGCAGGGAGGTAAATTATTTGTAGGGCTTTCTATattgatattaatttttaattattactcAAATGGCTGCTCCACCGGCAAGGGCTCGGGCCGATTACGATTACCTCATAAAGCTCCTATTGATCGGTGACAGCGGTATGTAACTTAGAGCATTTTTCCTTCTGTTTTTTTCTCTCGTTTTCGCGAGAATTGAAGGGATTATTTGAGAACAACTGTGTTagtgttgggaaaaaaaaaaaaaaaatctgcattCTAGCTTGCCTGCGGCTTGGCTTGATTTGttctgtttataattttttagattatggAATTTGGAATTATTTGTTTCTGTCGAGGTTTACAATTACTGGACATTGTGATGCGGTATTTGTGTGGATctagtttgattttgttttaaacTTGTTCTGACCTGATTTTTGAGCTGTTAGGTGTTaaaattttgaggatttaaatgaAATTACGCGAATTAGccaaaaaatactattttggaatttgaagaatgttattttttattccaattatgcccaaataatttctttaaattaaggTTCTCACaatttatcatcatcattattatttgttGTAAATATACATAGATAAATACTTTTGGGGGTGATTGCTGTAGGTATTTTGCAGTGTTTTTGTGTTTATGCCAATGACCTCTAACTTAATCACTTTCTCTTTATAGGGTAAGTGCCACAGATTTAGGTTTGCTGGAATTTTGATACTGAAGTTCAAATCTGGTCAATTTATTCATTGAAGTTTCAATTTGTTGTCAATATGCTTCTTTGtaaaccccaaggggttggcccaagtggtgaaggccttggtcttggggtatcactcttttcaaggtctaaggttcaatacctcataggtgcaaacaatcctttgggacCACATCTCCTGGTaaaaagccagcgatttaaccagttccgtatAGAGAAACTTTCGAGGGTGCAGTGTACGGGACTGAGATTTACTCTGCAGAGGTGGGTCTGAAGGGCCCTTctaccttggagaggttccccgacattaaaaaaaaaaaaaaaagcttctttGTAAATTAGGAGATTGATGACCattaaatgtaaaaaagaaaaaaaaagtgaggacGTCATATTTGATAGAAGGTTCTGATGGGTTGCGTATTGAGGAATGGATGATGGGTTTGGTTTATAATCATAACAATTCTAAATTAacctcaagtggtaaaggccttgggcttgggagTTGGGGATATACTCTCCCccggtctaaggttcaaatcccattgggtgcaaacaatctctaggggccattggactaagggatttttcccttgaattacctgaggtgcacctgcgggaaactccttgtcgagggcttgtgcaccactgggattagtcgggacgctgttcctggacacccggtgccatttaaaagaaaaaaaatacagcaaCTTCCAATGACTCAAAAGAATTAAAGCTAGTACAATGTGATAGAGTGAAATTTTGAAACTTTCgacatttatttttctaatatttttttagctgAAATGCGACATCATTTAATGCATTGTCTTTTAACACTCAATGGCTTATATTATTGGATTTAGATGAAAGAATTAAATTGATGGAAAATGGAAATCCAACAAATAAGTTGACCAAGTTTGATCTTTACAAGAACCAAATCCAAGTCCTGTGACCAAAATGACGATAGGTCTACATGTAGAggaagaaaaatgtattttagttaaaagaTTACGTTTTGATGATAAAGTATTTAGGCAATCTTGTCTTTCCAGTAATAGTTCCTATCGTTTGCTCAATTTTCTTTTAGGGGCTCAGAGGATTTaactaattattcaaaattgatTCATTTACATTTAAAGATGGAAACACCCTcccttcttctttcatttttttctttaccaaAACTATAGGAAGTGAATCAGTTCTTAAATGACATGACTTGAAGGGAAACAAAAAAGTGGTTTAGCAGCCATGtaaatggtattttcatttttcattctgcttgttctgtatttttttcttggttttatGAAATCAAGTAAATTGAAACCACATgtttcatcaatatttttttggttcACTACTTCTATCTCATATGTGTGGTTAGAATCTTGCTAagctttacttaaaaaaaaaaaaaaaaaaaagaatcttgcTAAGCTTTACTTGGTTATTTATTCATGTTAGCGTTTGTTGGCTTCCTGACTGTTGCATGCAAAGGTTgcgattgtgatcaaatcaccTTTCTTTGCTATGTTGACCTATATTATTTTAGCAATGTGTTCTAATTAAATGTTTATATGGGCTCTAGAGCTTACTTTGGAGTACTTCTggtcataaattttaaaatgggtAGTTCATGGTAATCTACTGATtcagaatatttattttacttttcaatttattgTGTACCCTTCAAGTGATATTCAATTGGCAAAGGCTGCCCCACCTACTTGTGGTCAGTCACTAGAAATCTTGAAGTTCTTTTGTAGCTTTTGATACATTCTTAGACCTCTTTTGTCATTGTTTTtgtacttctctctctctctctctcaattgaAAAATTTGGCACAATGTTAATCATGATATTTGGGACAAAGAAAGTGATGTTATTTATGGTTATTGTTGTTATTGctatagttattattttattattattataactaaGACAAAATAAGTGATGTTGAAGTGGTGACAGCCAGCAGAGAAAGACCTTGATTGTGTTATTCAGATGAGTTTTCACTGTTAATTTCCATTGATTCGAATATTCTTGGCTTATTATAGAAGCTTTACATTTGTGTGGAGATGCTTATGCTATTTAGTTGAGTTGAcgttggagatcatttgatctgTTAATGAGTTGGGAATTTGGTTGATgcttttttgtatttcaatctGTTAATGTGGAGACATTCACTCGGGGTATATCAATTTGTATTCCATATTTCTGGGGAGCATATCAGCAAAGTTTCAGTCTTTTGGGATTTACCATATTCATAATTAGAGAATGTTTCTTGGGCTATGAAATTATCtatctcattaatttatttttagattaacctataaaaaaattactcttAGATTATGACTGTTGTGCACCTAAGGTTTGACAAAGGAGGTTTTGATGATTCATGCCATTTACTTCTACAGGTGTGGGTAAGAGTTGCCTTCTTTTACGATTCTCAGATGGTTCCTTCACGACTAGTTTCATCACCACCATTGGGTATCCTATTCTTTGGACATTGGAGTTGAAGTGCAGCATTTAGTGTTGGGTTCTTGTAAAATCTTACCTATCTCACTGTCATTCTTCTGTGCAGCATTGACTTTAAGATAAGAACTATTGAGCTTGATGGAAAACGAATCAAGCTGCAAATATGGGATACAGCTGGTCAGGAACGGTTCCGAACAATCACgactggtattttttttttgatatttcCCTTGCAAGCATTTTTATATTACAGAAAGGTAGACGCTCTAGACAGTATGGTAATCTGGTCATTATGTTTTGTTACCCAAATCACTTAATGAGCGCCATTGATGGATGGGCGATTTGTTACACTTACATCGTCCATGGTAGATGAGTTTCTGTGATGAAACCAGTTGATTTTATAAGCTTATTTAtcttgcattttgaaaaatggaatttaatgaaataaaaatattgttttgagtGGTATCCTTGCCATTGGCTTGTGCGCCCCCATGATTACTCGGGACTTTTTTCttagacacccggtgccaattaaaaataatagtttggGTGGTAGACTGGGTCCTGGAACAAAGTGATCACCTGCTGATAAGCGAAGCCACATGCAATCTTGGGCTTGGCCCCAAAGAAAGCTTCACTTGGCTTGGTGGTTATTTGATGAAACCAAGGCTGAACCAGTCAAAAGGCTcaataattagaaaacaagaggtccaaacataaaaagaattagGCTTACAAGCTTTTGAACTTGCTCAACGTTTGTCAAGCAATCTACACATAAAGCTCTGCTTAAATATTGTCTCAGTGGTTCTAACGTTGGATTTTGGTGTTGCCATAACTTTTAATAATCATTTACTCCATAATTAAATAATCTAAAGATTGGTGCTTGAATTTCataaagattttgttttttaacaagTAAGAAGATTCCCTTAAGATGTGCAAAAAGGAGGCAACCCTAGTACACAGGATATATATAAGAGAACTCCTATTTTTGaggaaaagaataatttttgttgGCATGAAACCTCAACAAGGTAGGGCCCTTCCCCCTGAGGAGGAGTAAACTCTGAGTACTGAACCCCACGTGCCAGAACCCTGGATCAGGTAATGTAAGAAAACTTTAGTGCGGAGTCAAACTCAGGATATCTGAGTCTACTGCTGATCCCAATTCTGCCTTTTGACTACAAGGCTGTACCTTGAGagtaaatgttatatataaagtaaatacaAAAGAGAGGCTGCTCTTTGGAAATTGTTTGCTGTAAACTTGAATCGACCTCATGAGCCtgccctttttttatttttatttttatttttttaatggcatTGGATGTCtggaacagcgtcccgactaatcccaggggtgcacaagccctcggcaaggagtttcccgcaagtgcacttCGGGTAATTTAAGGGAAACTCTGAGTACTGAACCCCACGTGCCAGAACCCTGGATCAGGTAATGTAAGAAAACTTTAGTGCGGAGTCAAACTCAGGATATCTGAGTCTACTGCTGATCCCAATTCTGCCTTTTGACTACAAGGCTGTACCTTGAGagtaaatgttatatataaagtaaatacaAAAGAGAGGCTGCTCTTTGGAAATTGTTTGCTGTAAACTTGAATCGACCTCATGAGCCtgccctttttttatttttatttttatttttttaatggcatTGGATGTCtggaacagcgtcccgactaatcccaggggtgcacaagccctcggcaaggagtttcccgcaagtgcacttCGGGTAATTTAAGGGAAAATCTcctagtccgatggcccctagagattgtttgcgcCCTaggagatttgaaccttagacctaggagGAGCATACCCagaagcccaaggcctttaccacttgagccaaccccttaTCCAGggttaatattataatatgcaaCGGAGTTCCAGAGTGGCTCACTAACTTATGCGTCAAATGTAAGCCTTTCAGCTAATTTCAAGTTGATCCTGTGTGGTTTGTTCTGTGCTTGAGCTAAGCTCTGCCAAGAGACGATCAATCTGCCTGCCATTCAACAACCAACCTGCGCTCGGCAGATTGATCGTCTCTTGGCTTGTCTTCATCTCTGAAAAGATGTACCAAATAAAAATGCCAGAGTTATTCCCTTAATTTATACGTTAGTTTTGAAATGCCAAATTCTCTTTAGCATTCAGCCCATGGAACCATCTAAGGGATTCTGGTGATCTCCATCAAGTATTCCCATGTAGTTGAAGTGCGTAGATCACTATACGATCTCCATCAACTAGACATCGCTAACTCAAATATTTTGACCTTAGCACTGGGAGGTCTGCTGATAATTCTTGTATTGCTGTTTTCGCGTATTTTATTGTCCTTCATTGTTTTGTACTGCCGCAGTTACTTGCATAGATCAATATTTTTCACCTTATTACCACtgttactttctttttcttctgattATTTTCACCATTTCCAGCTTACTATCGTGGAGCCATGGGCATTTTGCTGGTCTATGATGTGACTGATGAATCATCTTTCAACAGTATGTTTTTCCTTCCTCAGCTCccttctctctcacacacattTCCTTGCACTGATTGACAAAATTCACTTATTTGCAGACATCAGAAATTGGATTCGCAACATTGAACAGCATGCTTCAGATAGTGTTAACAAGATACTGGTTGGGAACAAGGCTGACATGGATGAAAGCAAGAGGGTATGTTCCTTTATGTTGTATTCCTACTGAATGAAAcctattcaaataaaatttatttttgcttagGGATGAGAAAAGATTACCAACTTTTGTAGGCTTTTGATTATTGACCAttgcaatctctctctctctctctctctcatgcaatTGTAGGTCATtgtattttacatatatttttttgtaggcTGTGCCTACTTCTAAGGGCCAAGCACTTGCTGACGAGTATGGTATCAAATTCTTTGAAACTGTAAGTAATGCAACTGATTATAGAAGCTGGTTTGTAAGGATAGCAGGTACTGAAATATACTATTCATTGCAGAGTGCAAAGACAAATCTAAATGTGGAAcaagttttcttttccataGCAAGGGATATAAAGCAAAGGCTTGCAGACACTGACAATAGGGCTGAGGTACAAAAATTTGTGCCTTGTATTGAAtaagaatgaagaaaaagaaatacattGATATTATTAGAGATCACCCTCAGGtatccattttttgttttaaagtgtTGGTATGGTTGTAACATTGCAGCCAACGA contains:
- the LOC108993003 gene encoding ras-related protein RABE1c-like produces the protein MAAPPARARADYDYLIKLLLIGDSGVGKSCLLLRFSDGSFTTSFITTIGIDFKIRTIELDGKRIKLQIWDTAGQERFRTITTAYYRGAMGILLVYDVTDESSFNNIRNWIRNIEQHASDSVNKILVGNKADMDESKRAVPTSKGQALADEYGIKFFETSAKTNLNVEQVFFSIARDIKQRLADTDNRAEPTTIRINQSDQAAGGGQAAQKSACCGS